A portion of the Gossypium arboreum isolate Shixiya-1 chromosome 8, ASM2569848v2, whole genome shotgun sequence genome contains these proteins:
- the LOC108469695 gene encoding peptidyl-prolyl cis-trans isomerase CYP63, with protein MSKKKNPMVFFDVSIGGDLVERIIIELFADVVPKTAENFRALCTGEKGIGKSTGKPLHYKGTFLHRIIKGFMAQGGDFSKGNGTGGESIYGGKFADENFKLTHDRPGVLSMANSGPNTNGSQFFITFKRQPHLDGKHVVFGKVIKGVEVLKKIELVGTSDGKPVQPVKISDCGETSESKIQDALGKAKVSGKGKGKIPSSDSSDDEHARGSKKSLKDKRKKRKRRYSSSDSYSSDSGSDSYSSDSDSDVSSSESSSSSDGRRHRRKKSAKRGKHQRGKKRKDGRRERKKGRQGKRSKRKSKWSSDSSTDSESEGTTTSSGSDDGKASLRRKKPISRSQPAEDESPQNIGLQRNKLKVTEDNSHEEGELSPKSDELANNGHGNKAAATNLHTDADGSDRLRSVSPTPKRGPNNSRRSSRSMSPPKDDVRSSSRKSGARTSRSPLNSPSRKAPASNQVRIASRSPSPGGTSKRVRKGRGFTDRFSFARRYRTPSPERSPPRSYAYGGRNVPERNHDRYSSYRNHSDRSTRRRYRSPPRGRSPPRCEGRKSRSPSRSPVHYRGRYRDRSESQSPIRSPSPRDKRPAISEGLKSRLGPRIDDQQRSPREQIRVQTSRSKSNASSHSRSPDISPSRNRNRKSQSPNTSKSSSPSGQRGLVSYAD; from the exons atgagtaaaaaaaaaaaccctatggTATTCTTCGATGTTTCAATTGGTGGAGATCTGGTGGAAAGAATTATTATCGAG CTTTTTGCAGATGTTGTTCCTAAGACAGCTGAGAATTTCCGGGCACTCTGTACAG GTGAAAAGGGCATTGGAAAATCTACCGGGAAACCCTTGCACTATAAAGGAACTTTTTTGCATCGAATAATCAAAGGATTCATGGCCCAA GGTGGTGACTTTTCAAAGGGAAATG GCACTGGCGGAGAAAGTATTTATGGAGGGAAGTTTGCAG ATGAGAATTTTAAACTGACTCATGACAGACCTGGTGTTCTCTCTATGGCAAACAGTGGTCCAAACACAAACGGATCTCAATTCTTTATAACCTTCAAGCGCCAACCTCATCTTGATGG CAAACATGTTGTTTTCGGAAAGGTAATCAAGGGAGTAGAAGTTTTGAAGAAAATTGAGCTTGTTGGAACAAGTGATGGAAAGCCTGTGCAACCTGTAAAAATATCCGACTGTGGTGAAACCTCCGAAAGTAAAATTCAGGATGCTCTTGGAAAAGCAAAAG TTTCAGGGAAAGGGAAGGGAAAAATTCCTTCATCGGACAGTTCGGATGATGAACATGCTAGAGGAAGTAAAAAGTCTTTGAAggataaaaggaaaaaaagaaagaggaGATATTCTTCATCTGATTCATACAGCTCTGATTCCGGTTCTGATTCCTATTCTTCTGATTCAGATTCTGATGTCTCTTCATCTGAGTCAAGTTCCTCAAGTGATGGAAGAAGACATAGGAGAAAGAAGTCAGCCAAAAGAGGCAAGCATCAACGTGGGAAAAAGAGGAAGGATGGGCGAAGGGAGAGGAAAAAAGGTCGGCAAGGAAAAAGATCAAAGCGCAAATCCAAATG GAGTTCAGATAGTTCAACTGACAGTGAAAGCGAGGGCACAACCACTAGCAGTGGCAGTGATGATGGAAAGGCCAGTTTACGTCGTAAAAAACCCATCTCCAGATCCCAACCAGCTGAAGATGAATCTCCACAGAATATTG GACTACAAAGGAATAAGTTGAAGGTAACTGAGGACAACTCACATGAAGAAGGTGAATTGTCACCTAAAAGTGATGAGCTTGCCAACAATGGTCATGGCAACAAGGCTGCTGCTACTAACCTACATACCGATGCAGATGGCTCGGATAGATTGAG AAGTGTGAGCCCAACCCCTAAAAGGGGGCCAAACAACAGCCGCAGAAGCAGCCGAAGCATGAGTCCTCCAAAAGATGATGTTAGAAGCTCTTCCAGGAAATCTGGTGCAAGGACTTCACGTAGCCCATTGAATAGTCCTTCAAGGAAAGCCCCTGCATCCAACCAAGTGCGTATTGCCTCAAGAAGTCCATCTCCGGGTGGCACATCAAAGCGCGTAAGAAAAGGCCGTGGCTTCACTGACCGTTTTTCCTTTGCACGTCGATACCGTACACCTTCTCCTGAACGTTCCCCACCTAGATCCTATGCTTATGGTGGAAGAAATGTTCCCGAAAGAAACCATGATAG ATACTCTAGCTACAGAAATCATTCTGATCGATCAACACGAAGACGTTATAGAAGCCCGCCAAGAGGCCGTAGTCCCCCCAG ATGTGAAGGCAGAAAAAGTAGGAGTCCTTCGCGCAGCCCAGTTCATTACCGGGGAAGATACAGAGATCGTAGTGAGAGCCAGAGTCCTATTCGAAGTCCTAGTCCTAGAGACAAACGACCTGCCATAAGCGAGGGGTTAAAATCTCGTCTTGGTCCTCGAATCGATGATCAACAACGCTCCCCACGAGAACAAATCAGGGTCCAGACCTCTAGGTCGAAGAGTAATGCGTCTTCACATTCCAGATCTCCCGATATCTCGCCATCAAGAAATCGCAACAGAAAATCGCAGTCTCCAAACACGTCAAAATCAAGCTCACCCTCTGGACAAAGAGGATTGGTGTCTTATGCAGATTGA
- the LOC108470057 gene encoding uncharacterized protein LOC108470057 translates to MDPSLPQNLEEYSASLTTIKFVCPLPLLRGPIPAGTLNDPSSGPYILAFKDLASWAAAYKSCESKIIFQCEEGARIGCAITASNKCKPAWWQSLISWKSMDLTKRERCEDIEMEVCLVAAKEKCVCFAKAKCTTPFLNARIAVGEKEIMNKWVERMVHAASLPEESKWVYFIGSDNLGGSKPSVTNSRASQYLGHDSQLQM, encoded by the coding sequence ATGGACCCTTCGTTACCCCAAAACTTGGAGGAATATTCCGCTTCTTTGACGACCATAAAATTCGTGTGCCCCCTCCCATTACTCCGTGGTCCAATCCCGGCTGGAACTTTGAACGACCCATCATCCGGTCCATACATCCTTGCCTTCAAAGACCTTGCTTCTTGGGCCGCCGCTTACAAATCTTGCGAATCAAAAATCATATTTCAATGCGAGGAAGGCGCACGAATTGGGTGCGCCATCACTGCTTCCAACAAGTGCAAACCCGCTTGGTGGCAGTCCCTGATTAGTTGGAAATCAATGGACTTAACCAAAAGAGAGCGGTGCGAAGATATCGAAATGGAAGTTTGTTTGGTTGCCGCTAAGGAAAAATGCGTCTGTTTCGCCAAGGCAAAGTGTACAACGCCGTTTTTGAACGCGAGAATCGCAGTAGGGGAGAAGGAGATAATGAATAAATGGGTTGAGAGGATGGTACACGCAGCATCGTTACCGGAGGAAAGCAAATGGGTCTATTTTATCGGGTCGGATAATTTGGGAGGGTCCAAACCAAGTGTGACTAATTCCAGAGCTAGTCAGTATTTGGGCCATGATTCTCAACTTCAAATGTGA